In Candidatus Rokuibacteriota bacterium, a genomic segment contains:
- a CDS encoding thioredoxin family protein: MAQLRIPLDAARFAKGLTWKDYVAQMGDTRARTEDNYAKAVLTDEERKFFSGISQVPYVLMLAENWCGDVHRNSPLIARICEAMPGCELRVFFRDQNLDLTDCFLNHGFRSIPIVVFFDRDWNELGRWIERAHAASAKVAGIRARTLDAAPKEKQDAAMVEYRKLVQAEYDVPGGPLWRAAAAEVRLLLETRLGLTPKS, from the coding sequence ATGGCTCAGCTGAGGATTCCTCTGGACGCGGCCCGCTTCGCCAAGGGTCTGACCTGGAAGGACTACGTGGCCCAGATGGGCGACACCCGGGCCCGCACCGAGGACAACTACGCGAAGGCGGTGCTGACCGACGAGGAGCGGAAGTTCTTCTCCGGGATCAGCCAGGTGCCCTACGTGCTCATGCTGGCGGAGAACTGGTGCGGCGACGTCCATCGCAACTCGCCGCTGATCGCCCGCATCTGCGAGGCGATGCCGGGCTGCGAGCTGCGCGTCTTCTTCCGCGACCAGAACCTCGATCTCACGGACTGCTTCCTCAACCACGGCTTCCGCTCCATCCCGATCGTGGTCTTCTTCGACCGGGACTGGAACGAGCTCGGCCGCTGGATCGAGCGCGCGCACGCCGCGTCGGCCAAGGTGGCCGGGATCCGCGCCCGGACGCTGGACGCCGCGCCGAAGGAGAAGCAGGACGCCGCCATGGTCGAGTACCGCAAGCTGGTCCAGGCCGAGTACGACGTGCCCGGCGGCCCACTCTGGCGCGCCGCCGCGGCCGAGGTGAGGCTCCTGCTGGAGACGCGGCTCGGCCTGACGCCCAAGTCGTAG
- a CDS encoding SWIM zinc finger family protein, with amino-acid sequence MQTPLDHDALVPTLGSDAEAYETLLAHARRKTGAIPPEVVVRHILSVTSDGDWPVRREALEAVLRRLAGARSEGLQVVSRPAGGRLLGHYRTRRKGLPARPYRSLLRRLHPPDGSCDCPDFLRSSLGLCKHLLAVLDDVLSRPRAARKATDEPALAMPLRWDPVRPLRGLGDWLVRVCWADGAPPHGVRRWLRPAKTGGWTIEAPPIPAQRGAVVAALLALLGDGRDEPALHALLQEERRRTERGVRGVRDLGRLEEALRTLRQRLYPYQRAGVQRFLSTGRLLLADDMGLGKTAQAIAAAHTLWHAGRVRRGLLVVPAALKPQWIREWQLFTDVPATLVEGNPAQRRAAFAGCPRGFLVVSYEQLLRDVELVQDWAPGLVVLDEAQRMKNWATKTALTVKRLDPPYRLVLTGTPMENRIDELASIVEWVDDLALEPKWRLVPWHTTPVDGTAEIGGARNLDTLRTRLAGSMLRRVRAEVLSQLPERTDTRIPIEMTAEQIEEHDALNQPIAQLLARSKQRPLTQAEFLRLMVLLTTQRIISNGLAQLRFEAIWPDLARIERPAESTLRGLSSPKLLELRELIGQLAVAQGRKVVVFSQWRRMLRLADWATREVLGRDARAVFFTGEEGQRRRTQNIVEFHDDPACRVLFATDAGGVGLNLQRAASACINIELPWNPAVLEQRVGRIHRLGQRRPIDVYHLVSEPGIESRISEVVGTKRAFFTGLFDGTTDEVAFERSGSFLARIEKVVAPGLGPARGRPAETPEGEDAPVEREIDAIVTAGDESRDAPSEPGPAPLPGAGDIEKLFAAVTVQKTALGGLVIEAPPEAAASLAALFAGMAGMLQAAARGHG; translated from the coding sequence ATGCAGACCCCACTTGACCACGACGCGCTCGTGCCAACGCTGGGCTCCGACGCCGAGGCGTATGAGACGCTGCTCGCTCACGCCCGCCGGAAGACCGGGGCCATTCCTCCGGAGGTCGTCGTTCGCCACATCCTTTCCGTCACGAGCGACGGTGACTGGCCGGTGCGGCGCGAGGCCCTGGAGGCCGTGCTGCGCCGCCTGGCGGGCGCCAGGAGCGAGGGACTCCAGGTCGTCTCCCGTCCGGCCGGGGGTCGGCTTCTCGGCCACTACCGCACGCGGCGAAAGGGCCTTCCCGCGCGACCGTACCGCTCGCTCCTCCGTCGCCTCCATCCCCCGGACGGTAGCTGTGACTGCCCCGACTTCCTTCGCAGCTCTCTGGGTCTCTGCAAGCACCTCCTCGCCGTGCTCGACGACGTCCTTTCGAGACCGCGGGCCGCTCGGAAGGCGACGGACGAGCCCGCGCTCGCCATGCCATTGCGCTGGGATCCGGTCCGCCCGCTCCGGGGGCTTGGCGACTGGCTCGTCCGGGTCTGCTGGGCCGACGGTGCCCCGCCCCACGGCGTGCGGCGCTGGCTCCGTCCCGCGAAGACCGGGGGCTGGACGATCGAGGCCCCGCCGATACCGGCCCAGCGGGGGGCGGTCGTGGCGGCACTCCTCGCGCTGCTGGGGGACGGGCGTGACGAGCCGGCCCTCCACGCCTTGCTGCAGGAGGAGCGGCGGCGGACGGAGCGCGGCGTCCGGGGCGTCCGGGACCTCGGCCGCCTCGAGGAGGCGCTCCGGACGCTCCGCCAGCGGCTCTATCCATATCAGCGTGCGGGGGTCCAGCGGTTCCTCAGCACGGGGCGGCTCCTCCTCGCCGACGACATGGGCCTCGGCAAGACTGCCCAGGCGATCGCCGCCGCCCACACGCTCTGGCACGCCGGTCGAGTGCGCCGAGGGCTGCTCGTCGTCCCCGCCGCCCTCAAGCCTCAGTGGATCCGCGAGTGGCAGCTCTTCACCGATGTCCCCGCGACCCTCGTCGAGGGCAACCCCGCGCAGCGCCGGGCGGCGTTCGCGGGATGCCCGCGCGGGTTCCTCGTCGTCAGCTACGAGCAGCTCCTCCGCGATGTGGAGCTCGTCCAGGACTGGGCCCCGGGCCTGGTGGTTCTCGATGAGGCCCAGCGCATGAAGAACTGGGCGACGAAGACCGCGCTGACGGTGAAGCGGCTCGACCCCCCGTACCGCCTGGTCCTCACGGGAACACCGATGGAGAACCGGATCGACGAGCTGGCGTCGATCGTAGAGTGGGTGGACGACCTCGCGCTCGAGCCCAAGTGGCGCCTCGTCCCCTGGCACACCACGCCGGTGGACGGCACGGCCGAGATCGGGGGAGCGCGGAACCTGGACACGCTCCGCACGCGCCTGGCCGGCTCCATGCTCCGTCGGGTGCGCGCGGAGGTGCTCTCGCAGCTCCCGGAGCGCACGGACACGCGGATCCCCATCGAGATGACGGCCGAGCAGATCGAGGAACATGACGCGCTCAACCAGCCGATCGCGCAGCTCCTCGCGCGCTCCAAGCAGCGGCCGCTCACACAGGCGGAGTTCCTCCGGCTCATGGTGCTGCTCACGACTCAGCGGATCATCTCCAACGGCCTGGCCCAGCTCCGCTTCGAGGCGATCTGGCCCGACCTGGCCCGGATCGAGCGGCCGGCGGAGTCCACCCTCCGCGGCCTGTCGAGCCCGAAACTGCTGGAGCTGCGGGAGCTGATCGGCCAGCTCGCCGTCGCCCAGGGACGGAAGGTGGTGGTCTTCAGCCAGTGGCGCCGGATGCTCCGGCTGGCGGACTGGGCCACGCGGGAGGTCCTCGGGCGCGACGCGCGGGCCGTGTTCTTCACCGGCGAGGAGGGCCAGCGGCGGCGGACGCAGAACATCGTGGAGTTCCATGACGACCCCGCATGCCGCGTGCTCTTCGCGACCGATGCCGGCGGCGTCGGGCTGAACCTGCAGCGGGCCGCCAGCGCCTGCATCAATATCGAGCTGCCCTGGAACCCGGCGGTCCTCGAGCAGCGGGTCGGACGCATCCACCGGCTGGGCCAGCGGCGCCCGATCGACGTGTACCACCTCGTCAGCGAGCCGGGGATCGAGTCCCGGATCTCTGAGGTGGTCGGGACGAAGCGCGCCTTCTTCACGGGCCTGTTCGACGGGACGACGGACGAGGTGGCCTTCGAGCGGTCCGGCAGCTTCCTCGCGCGAATCGAGAAGGTCGTCGCGCCGGGCCTGGGCCCGGCGCGGGGACGCCCGGCGGAGACCCCCGAGGGTGAAGATGCGCCCGTGGAGCGCGAGATCGACGCGATCGTGACGGCGGGGGACGAGTCGCGCGACGCGCCGAGCGAGCCGGGGCCCGCGCCGTTGCCCGGCGCGGGCGACATCGAGAAGCTCTTCGCCGCGGTCACCGTGCAGAAGACCGCCCTGGGCGGGCTCGTCATCGAGGCCCCGCCAGAAGCCGCCGCCAGCCTCGCTGCCCTCTTCGCGGGAATGGCCGGGATGCTCCAGGCGGCGGCCAGGGGCCACGGCTGA